The genomic region CGTTGGATTATCCTTCTCGATCGGTTCCGGAGTGCTGGGTTGTTTAGCGATCCAGTCCAGGGCACGTTGAATTTCCGGTGGAATGGGAGGCGGGGTAGGAAGATGGGAACCGGCGACCTGGGTGCCAAACTCATCGGCGGTCCAACTTATGGAGATAGGAGTTCCGTCCGGTGCATTGTACTGAACGGAGCCTTGGATGAGCTGCGATTCGTCTTCGGTGCCGGCGTACTTGCGACTGCCAGTCTCTTGTTGAACGATTCCGCCCGCTGTTTCGTAAGAGAAGGAATAGTGCCCGCGGGAATCGCCGAGATCGCGCGAGTAACTCACAATCCTCTCTGGCTCTGGAGAGAATTGACCGTGGACCAATCCAAACAAGGCTATTAACAACTGAAAATGTGCaagttaatatcttttttcctttcgTCGTCATATCTGGcttttctgttaaaaaaaaaaaatatatcttattacaaatcttgtaaaattgttacatGCAGCATCATTTTAGATATTATGTATCTgtcgtttattaaaatttatg from Anoplolepis gracilipes chromosome 6, ASM4749672v1, whole genome shotgun sequence harbors:
- the LOC140666515 gene encoding endocuticle structural glycoprotein SgAbd-4-like, with the protein product MRTLLLIALFGLVHGQFSPEPERIVSYSRDLGDSRGHYSFSYETAGGIVQQETGSRKYAGTEDESQLIQGSVQYNAPDGTPISISWTADEFGTQVAGSHLPTPPPIPPEIQRALDWIAKQPSTPEPIEKDNPTQNAVPRDNRSQRFFSNKRN